Proteins co-encoded in one Aggregicoccus sp. 17bor-14 genomic window:
- a CDS encoding YkgJ family cysteine cluster protein encodes MDARDNARDLLDGAARAALEALYAQADARARALAAERASWPCRRGCDHCCRHLAGPLPVSDVEWAYLWEGFLALDAGTRAAVRERVARMAEAGAARPYTCPLLDPATGACSVYAHRPLACRTYGFALARGEGLWCHLILAMLEREGDEGLVWANHDALEDAVHRLARRPALGFFEWFAAHPPEPAPEPGGP; translated from the coding sequence ATGGATGCACGAGACAACGCACGGGACCTTCTGGATGGCGCGGCGCGCGCGGCGCTGGAGGCGCTCTACGCGCAGGCGGACGCGCGTGCCCGGGCGCTCGCCGCCGAGCGCGCCTCCTGGCCCTGCCGCCGCGGCTGCGACCACTGCTGCCGCCACCTCGCGGGTCCCCTGCCCGTCTCGGACGTGGAGTGGGCCTACCTGTGGGAGGGCTTCCTCGCGCTGGACGCAGGCACCCGGGCGGCGGTGCGCGAGCGCGTGGCGCGGATGGCGGAGGCGGGGGCGGCGCGCCCCTACACCTGCCCGCTGCTGGACCCCGCCACCGGCGCCTGCAGCGTCTACGCGCACCGCCCGCTCGCGTGCCGCACCTACGGCTTCGCGCTCGCCCGCGGAGAGGGGCTCTGGTGCCACCTCATCCTCGCGATGCTCGAGCGCGAGGGCGATGAGGGCCTGGTGTGGGCAAACCACGACGCGCTCGAGGACGCGGTGCACAGGCTCGCCCGCCGCCCCGCGCTCGGCTTCTTCGAGTGGTTCGCGGCGCATCCGCCCGAGCCCGCTCCGGAGCCCGGGGGGCCCTGA